A single window of uncultured Methanospirillum sp. DNA harbors:
- a CDS encoding ABC transporter substrate-binding protein, translating into MKIGEPFTVQIMGNANQDEVVDDQDIAYVQSIISGSEKQTRLSDANNDGKIDQADIDQIKKIIEGSESKIYYINLNDEVVSVKHPLSKIVVVYDNTAEIVRILGAEDKVVGVDSMIEKEPMYFPELSKVTSIGDRKDCNVEKILELKPDVVFIHAKSDSGCPGLEEKLKEKDIDVVRLGTWQSHTAVPSLMLMSYMLDKVDKAKDYVNYQEKYLKTVRDKIASIPTDKRVNVYVDRPGDTTVAKGSGYSEAVEFAGGINIGKILSGGFENVLPKVDSEWVVQQNPDIIVGLSWEGGYETDDQNTVKKRYDEVISKPGFSSIKAVKDNKVFITPYINVLGPGYHIGLIQFAKWFYPDLFADMNVTEIQNDYITNWQNTKYDLSNHGVFKYP; encoded by the coding sequence GTGAAAATTGGAGAGCCGTTCACAGTTCAGATCATGGGAAATGCAAATCAGGATGAAGTTGTAGATGATCAGGATATCGCATATGTTCAGAGCATTATAAGCGGTTCAGAGAAACAGACCCGGCTTTCTGATGCTAATAACGATGGAAAGATCGATCAGGCAGATATTGATCAGATAAAAAAGATCATTGAGGGTTCTGAAAGCAAAATTTATTATATCAATCTCAATGATGAGGTTGTTTCAGTCAAGCACCCATTAAGCAAAATTGTTGTGGTATATGACAATACTGCAGAGATTGTAAGGATCCTTGGTGCAGAGGACAAAGTTGTCGGGGTTGACAGTATGATCGAAAAAGAACCGATGTACTTCCCTGAATTGAGTAAAGTTACATCAATTGGAGATCGAAAAGACTGTAATGTTGAAAAAATTCTTGAACTAAAACCTGATGTAGTATTTATTCATGCAAAGAGTGACAGCGGATGCCCAGGACTTGAAGAAAAATTAAAAGAAAAAGATATCGATGTGGTTCGCTTAGGAACCTGGCAATCTCATACCGCCGTTCCATCTCTGATGCTCATGTCATATATGCTTGATAAAGTCGATAAAGCAAAGGACTATGTCAACTATCAGGAAAAGTATCTGAAAACCGTCCGTGATAAAATTGCCTCAATACCTACTGATAAACGCGTCAATGTGTATGTAGACAGGCCTGGAGATACTACAGTTGCAAAAGGATCCGGATACTCCGAAGCCGTCGAATTTGCAGGTGGTATCAATATCGGCAAGATACTATCAGGAGGTTTTGAAAATGTTCTTCCAAAAGTGGATTCAGAATGGGTAGTTCAGCAGAATCCTGATATTATTGTGGGCCTTTCCTGGGAAGGAGGGTACGAAACCGATGATCAGAATACGGTAAAGAAGCGGTACGATGAGGTTATATCCAAGCCTGGATTTAGTTCTATTAAAGCAGTGAAAGACAATAAGGTCTTTATCACCCCATACATCAACGTGCTCGGGCCCGGGTATCATATCGGATTAATTCAGTTTGCAAAGTGGTTTTATCCAGACCTGTTCGCAGACATGAATGTTACTGAAATCCAGAATGACTATATTACAAACTGGCAGAACACAAAGTATGATCTCTCAAATCATGGGGTGTTTAAATATCCATAA
- a CDS encoding DUF4198 domain-containing protein: protein MKEYNLELMIQGHEIWLERSDVEKGTVSLSLLYGHNMKQDGLVDESRFQPHVYYQDGHEGEIELRTVDDRHYLIFKEGETGYMSAYADMGVVIYSKNEDGYNQGPKFQFKGVVYSGAFHQMAKIIVPGKKPENYRPQPTHGILEIVPAKPECTVGSEIELTVYYEDKPLPSVLVKAISKKEGKDLVSIETDNKGVVKIPISRDGEWMFLARHVDSTKKVSDEFDESVFITTLVLDAT, encoded by the coding sequence ATGAAAGAATACAATCTAGAATTAATGATTCAGGGCCATGAGATCTGGCTCGAAAGGTCAGATGTTGAAAAAGGTACTGTCTCCCTCTCCCTCCTATATGGGCATAATATGAAGCAGGATGGTCTGGTTGACGAGTCCCGATTCCAGCCGCATGTCTATTACCAAGATGGACATGAGGGAGAGATCGAACTTAGAACAGTAGATGACAGGCATTACCTGATCTTCAAGGAAGGCGAGACCGGATATATGTCAGCATATGCTGATATGGGCGTTGTGATTTATTCCAAGAATGAGGATGGATATAATCAGGGCCCTAAGTTCCAGTTCAAGGGTGTGGTGTATTCAGGTGCTTTTCACCAGATGGCGAAGATCATAGTTCCCGGAAAAAAACCAGAAAACTACAGGCCACAGCCGACACATGGAATTCTTGAGATTGTTCCTGCTAAACCTGAATGTACTGTTGGCAGTGAGATAGAACTCACCGTCTATTATGAGGATAAGCCTCTCCCTTCAGTGCTCGTAAAGGCGATATCAAAGAAGGAAGGAAAGGATCTCGTCTCGATTGAGACAGATAACAAGGGAGTTGTTAAAATTCCGATCTCACGAGATGGTGAATGGATGTTCCTTGCCAGGCATGTTGACTCAACTAAAAAGGTTAGTGATGAATTTGATGAGTCAGTCTTCATCACAACGTTGGTTCTTGATGCCACATGA
- a CDS encoding ABC transporter ATP-binding protein produces MTISPLLKVSDLWVRFQTSQGKIQALSSFSCWLSAGEVVAIVGESGCGKSVAAHAIMRILPSTALVSGYTRICGTDVHNLPESEMNTIRGREIAILFQSPDRSLNPLYRIDRQICEPLRSHKQAVDQTTAIQALKRAGFDNPHEISDKFPCQCSGGMNQRALLAVVSGLNPRIFIADEPTKGLDKARVSDVARSLQMMRSGDRGILLITHDIVLARSLSDRMMVMYAGEVVESGTTQEVLSSPRHPYTRSLLMSLPEHGFIPIPGMSPALSEIPDGCRFAPRCKQVTSECLAEHPDLCQSDGREVRCPRC; encoded by the coding sequence ATGACCATTTCTCCGCTTCTCAAAGTATCAGATTTGTGGGTCCGATTTCAAACGTCTCAAGGGAAAATACAGGCCCTTTCTTCATTCTCGTGCTGGTTATCAGCAGGGGAAGTGGTTGCTATTGTTGGTGAATCCGGGTGTGGAAAATCAGTAGCAGCACATGCGATAATGCGTATTCTTCCGAGTACGGCATTAGTTAGTGGATATACCCGGATATGTGGGACAGATGTTCACAATCTCCCAGAATCAGAGATGAATACAATCCGTGGCCGGGAAATTGCGATTCTATTTCAAAGTCCTGATCGCTCATTAAATCCTCTCTATCGAATAGACCGGCAGATTTGTGAACCGCTCCGGAGTCATAAACAAGCGGTGGATCAGACAACTGCAATACAAGCATTAAAACGGGCAGGATTTGATAATCCACATGAAATTTCTGATAAATTTCCATGCCAATGCTCTGGAGGAATGAACCAACGTGCATTACTTGCTGTTGTATCAGGGCTAAATCCTCGTATTTTTATTGCTGATGAACCAACAAAGGGACTTGATAAAGCCCGAGTGTCTGATGTTGCCCGATCACTCCAGATGATGCGGTCAGGAGATCGGGGAATCCTTCTGATAACTCATGATATCGTTCTTGCCAGGAGCCTTTCTGATCGGATGATGGTAATGTATGCAGGGGAAGTGGTAGAATCAGGGACTACTCAAGAGGTATTATCTTCTCCCCGACATCCTTACACCAGATCTCTTCTCATGAGTCTACCAGAACACGGATTTATCCCGATACCTGGCATGAGCCCTGCGTTATCAGAAATCCCGGACGGATGCCGGTTTGCTCCACGATGTAAGCAGGTAACATCAGAATGCCTTGCAGAACATCCGGATTTATGCCAGTCAGATGGAAGGGAGGTGCGATGTCCCCGGTGCTGA
- a CDS encoding dipeptide/oligopeptide/nickel ABC transporter ATP-binding protein, with the protein MPVRWKGGAMSPVLIELQNVSKSYQAGIGGAIHQVLSDCSITINKGESVGLIGESGSGKSTLGRILAGLEYPDSGSIRYCGEDINSHNRTTKRSFRRSVQILFQDPGGAFHPMRTIEESLKQVIHLYKDLQQDLDETIRSSLCNVGLHPEVLSRFPEQISGGQAQRLALARILLVNPQLIILDEPTSGLDISVQAQILHLLKEIQRSSGVSYLLISHDPEVVGFMCSRFYGLNGGKLESLKSVGSNQIISR; encoded by the coding sequence ATGCCAGTCAGATGGAAGGGAGGTGCGATGTCCCCGGTGCTGATAGAATTGCAGAATGTTTCAAAGTCATACCAGGCTGGTATAGGGGGAGCGATTCATCAGGTTCTCTCTGACTGTTCGATCACTATCAACAAAGGAGAGTCTGTAGGCCTGATTGGAGAATCTGGATCAGGTAAGAGTACGCTTGGAAGAATTCTTGCTGGCCTGGAATACCCAGACAGCGGTTCGATCCGATATTGCGGGGAAGATATCAATTCCCACAATCGAACAACCAAAAGGTCTTTTCGAAGGTCAGTTCAGATTCTCTTTCAGGACCCTGGTGGTGCATTTCATCCGATGCGAACCATCGAAGAGTCTCTAAAACAGGTGATACATCTCTATAAAGACCTTCAGCAGGATCTGGATGAGACTATCCGAAGTTCTCTTTGTAATGTTGGTCTTCACCCCGAAGTTTTATCCAGATTTCCAGAACAGATCTCTGGCGGTCAGGCCCAACGGTTAGCTCTGGCACGTATTCTGCTCGTAAATCCCCAATTAATTATACTAGATGAGCCGACCTCAGGACTTGATATATCAGTGCAGGCACAAATTCTCCATCTCCTTAAGGAGATACAAAGATCATCTGGTGTTTCATATCTCCTGATATCACATGACCCTGAAGTGGTCGGTTTTATGTGCAGTCGTTTCTATGGTTTGAATGGAGGAAAACTTGAAAGTTTGAAGTCTGTCGGTTCAAACCAAATTATAAGTCGGTAA
- a CDS encoding dockerin type I repeat-containing protein, whose protein sequence is MVHSPDIVNGYIIKIIAVLIIFSTIASANPFVLEIYGNANMDNTINERDLAYVSGVIHGHLFETWYADANYDGRIDERDLKQIQKIISGTAKEIIIDDKNHHIKRLNCYHIKIPNHIKKNHCPFQYWGRKW, encoded by the coding sequence ATGGTGCATTCGCCTGATATCGTTAATGGATATATCATAAAAATAATTGCGGTTCTTATCATATTTTCAACCATTGCCTCTGCAAATCCATTTGTGCTTGAGATATATGGGAATGCGAACATGGATAATACCATCAATGAGAGAGATCTTGCATACGTATCAGGTGTAATTCATGGCCATCTTTTTGAGACATGGTATGCGGATGCAAATTACGATGGCAGGATTGATGAGCGGGATCTTAAACAGATCCAAAAAATAATATCAGGAACTGCGAAAGAAATTATCATTGACGATAAAAACCACCACATCAAACGTCTGAATTGCTATCATATAAAAATCCCCAATCACATCAAAAAGAACCATTGCCCTTTCCAGTACTGGGGAAGAAAATGGTAA
- a CDS encoding LarC family nickel insertion protein, whose product MKTLFIDPFHGAAGDMIIGALLSLLSDREEVLQAMALVVAQPSVEVVRRCSITALKIHTHASKTHRTAEEVQAIITSAPVPVEVKERACRIFERIRRAESKVHGYDIPCEEPREIIETDHGHTHNGTHGYPHDTQHNHFHEVGADDAIADIIGTSMALSLLKPDKILIFPVAIGRGIVKIAHGIVPIPAPATAEILHASSLITQIGTGDGELLTPTGAAILAEISSEQSEMEIADLKGIITGIGYGAGSRDDPLSPNVIRMMVIENEM is encoded by the coding sequence ATGAAAACATTGTTTATTGATCCATTCCATGGTGCAGCCGGAGACATGATAATCGGTGCTCTTCTCTCATTACTTTCTGACAGAGAAGAGGTTTTACAGGCGATGGCCTTGGTAGTTGCTCAGCCGAGCGTTGAAGTTGTCAGACGATGTAGCATAACCGCACTAAAGATTCATACTCATGCATCCAAAACTCATCGAACTGCAGAAGAAGTTCAGGCAATCATTACATCAGCGCCTGTCCCTGTAGAAGTCAAGGAACGTGCATGTAGGATATTTGAGAGAATTAGAAGAGCAGAGTCCAAAGTTCATGGATATGATATCCCCTGTGAAGAACCAAGAGAAATAATAGAAACCGATCACGGACACACACATAATGGTACCCATGGGTATCCTCATGATACCCAGCATAATCACTTCCATGAGGTCGGTGCTGATGATGCTATCGCTGATATCATCGGTACAAGTATGGCTCTTTCCCTTCTCAAACCAGATAAAATTCTCATTTTTCCGGTAGCAATCGGAAGAGGTATTGTGAAGATCGCTCATGGGATTGTTCCAATCCCTGCTCCGGCAACTGCAGAGATACTGCATGCTTCATCCCTCATAACCCAGATCGGTACAGGTGATGGAGAATTACTCACCCCGACAGGAGCTGCAATTCTTGCTGAAATATCTTCTGAACAATCAGAAATGGAGATTGCAGATCTCAAAGGTATTATCACCGGTATCGGGTATGGAGCAGGAAGCAGGGATGACCCACTCTCTCCGAATGTTATCAGAATGATGGTCATCGAGAATGAGATGTAA
- a CDS encoding AAA family ATPase: protein MKKIIFTGKGGVGKTTILSNLVRLLVLDKFRVLAIDCDPSMNLATSLGIPLSQVVSITEDKAQFQEKLERSMRSHGDEEDEDDDHYGDEDEVDYHNHGAIPNLNLSEYIVKTSDGVNLIVMGTIPFGGAGCLCAPIAIVKMLISYLSSCNDEYDIIIVDSQAGVEIFGRGLASEFDLALIVTEPTPKALDVARHGSKLAQDLGVKRQIAIANKVENKSDLKATEKALKGCVDLIIPMEYDKNIKKADKKGVLLLDYAPRSSAMSDIKKIRRYIMGEE, encoded by the coding sequence ATGAAAAAAATTATTTTTACCGGAAAAGGCGGGGTTGGAAAGACAACCATCCTTTCAAACCTTGTACGACTTCTGGTTCTTGATAAATTCCGTGTTCTTGCTATAGATTGCGATCCCAGTATGAATCTTGCTACATCTCTCGGGATTCCACTCTCTCAGGTTGTTTCAATCACTGAAGACAAAGCACAGTTCCAGGAAAAACTGGAACGATCTATGCGTTCTCATGGAGATGAGGAAGATGAAGATGATGATCATTATGGCGATGAAGATGAGGTTGATTATCATAATCACGGAGCGATTCCAAACCTGAATTTATCAGAATATATTGTCAAAACTTCTGATGGCGTAAACCTCATTGTAATGGGTACAATACCGTTTGGCGGAGCAGGATGTCTATGTGCTCCAATTGCCATCGTGAAGATGCTGATCTCTTATCTGAGTTCATGTAATGATGAGTATGACATTATCATTGTTGATTCACAGGCAGGAGTTGAGATCTTTGGCAGAGGACTTGCATCTGAATTTGATCTCGCTCTCATTGTAACCGAACCAACCCCCAAAGCCCTTGATGTTGCCAGGCACGGATCAAAACTGGCACAGGATCTCGGAGTTAAGAGACAGATTGCAATTGCAAACAAGGTTGAGAATAAATCTGATCTGAAGGCAACTGAAAAGGCTCTGAAAGGATGTGTTGATCTCATAATTCCAATGGAGTATGATAAGAACATCAAAAAAGCAGATAAGAAAGGAGTCCTGCTTCTGGATTATGCTCCTCGTTCATCTGCAATGAGTGATATTAAAAAAATTAGGCGATACATTATGGGTGAAGAATAA
- a CDS encoding ABC transporter substrate-binding protein — protein MSVTSETPDSITVKDFSDRDVTIKHPVERIVIIDAHQQLTSALEAMGLYDKIVGIDTDTAKEKTLFPNIDQKTIIGTKKELDIEQILKLKPDVVFDVGSYPGDEVKKMEAAGLNVVSISLFPTPDEGFMPTIENTRVLGSIVGAEEKANQFADWKKHYLDIISDRVSNITDSDRPLALYTYKWKDNSIFGAGAKNRFHYALEFAGAKDMNADLNEDWAEIDLEAVIKDNPVFIIFEEMDHKSGYGVSDPTAMKEKIASLKAVPGFTNVDAIKNNKVYGLPMSVLSGDTWLGAIYLAPVFHPDLFKDFDPVKIHQEYIDTFIHSNEKISSDVFLYPPLN, from the coding sequence ATGTCTGTTACAAGTGAGACCCCTGATTCAATAACCGTTAAGGATTTCTCAGATCGGGATGTCACAATTAAACACCCTGTCGAACGAATCGTTATCATTGATGCTCATCAACAGCTCACTTCAGCCCTTGAAGCAATGGGATTGTATGACAAGATTGTCGGCATTGATACCGATACTGCCAAAGAGAAAACTCTCTTTCCAAATATTGATCAAAAAACAATAATCGGCACTAAGAAGGAACTCGATATCGAACAGATCTTAAAGCTTAAGCCAGATGTTGTCTTTGATGTTGGCAGTTATCCGGGGGATGAGGTAAAAAAGATGGAAGCAGCGGGCCTGAATGTTGTGTCCATCTCACTTTTCCCAACACCTGATGAAGGGTTTATGCCGACAATAGAGAACACCAGGGTTCTTGGTTCGATTGTTGGAGCAGAAGAAAAAGCCAATCAATTTGCTGACTGGAAGAAACACTATCTTGATATCATATCAGACCGTGTCTCAAACATCACTGACTCAGACAGACCCCTTGCCCTCTATACCTACAAATGGAAGGATAACAGTATATTTGGAGCGGGTGCGAAGAACCGTTTCCATTATGCTCTTGAATTCGCTGGAGCCAAAGATATGAATGCTGATCTGAATGAAGACTGGGCAGAGATTGATCTCGAGGCTGTTATTAAAGACAATCCAGTTTTCATAATCTTTGAAGAGATGGACCACAAGAGTGGATATGGTGTATCTGATCCAACTGCAATGAAGGAGAAGATCGCATCCCTGAAAGCAGTTCCCGGATTCACCAATGTCGATGCCATAAAGAACAACAAGGTTTATGGCCTTCCGATGAGTGTGTTATCTGGCGATACGTGGCTTGGAGCAATTTATCTTGCACCAGTATTTCATCCAGATCTCTTCAAGGACTTCGATCCAGTCAAGATTCACCAGGAATACATTGACACGTTTATTCACTCAAATGAGAAGATATCAAGCGATGTCTTCCTTTACCCGCCTTTAAACTAA
- a CDS encoding CooT family nickel-binding protein: protein MCEFTVYVVDANLQDRKIVAKNILAAKVKEGKIVMLDAFGGSQPVGDVTIHEVNTLKQELILKKIE, encoded by the coding sequence ATGTGTGAATTTACAGTATATGTTGTTGATGCAAATCTGCAGGACCGGAAGATAGTAGCGAAAAATATCCTCGCAGCCAAAGTAAAAGAAGGAAAGATCGTCATGCTTGATGCTTTTGGCGGCTCACAACCGGTAGGTGATGTTACGATTCATGAAGTGAACACGTTGAAGCAGGAGTTGATATTAAAAAAGATTGAATAG
- a CDS encoding class I SAM-dependent methyltransferase produces the protein MKKKIIDYWNSGAGRYNQGIAPFLKSQTSNAGWKKLFSHHLGTKPLKILDVGTGPGSVSVLLAGMGHVVTAVDLSEEMLALAKKNAAACNVSVNFQNGDAEDLPFEDNTFDAVVNRWVLWTVPNPKAALGEWNRVLKQSGKLCIVDGNWYSGHKTPVQKIWKHTSRLYTSLSERRNAWKTDFEPEVIEGLWSTHATRPDDDLLLFRDVGFSDIQVYTDVNDWVMTSKDKFCQGHWGPTFLVKGVKP, from the coding sequence GTGAAAAAAAAGATCATTGATTATTGGAACTCAGGAGCCGGCCGGTATAACCAGGGGATAGCTCCGTTTCTCAAATCTCAAACCAGCAATGCCGGGTGGAAAAAACTATTTTCACACCATCTTGGAACAAAACCGCTAAAAATTCTTGATGTCGGAACCGGACCTGGCTCAGTATCAGTCCTTCTTGCCGGGATGGGACATGTAGTTACTGCCGTGGACCTATCTGAAGAGATGCTTGCACTTGCAAAAAAGAACGCTGCAGCCTGTAATGTATCTGTGAATTTTCAAAATGGAGATGCAGAAGATCTTCCATTTGAGGACAACACATTTGATGCTGTTGTCAACAGGTGGGTGTTATGGACAGTACCAAACCCAAAAGCAGCGCTTGGTGAATGGAACAGAGTCCTTAAACAATCTGGAAAACTCTGTATCGTGGACGGAAATTGGTACAGCGGACATAAAACTCCGGTGCAAAAGATCTGGAAACACACTTCCAGATTATATACATCACTCTCAGAACGGAGAAATGCCTGGAAAACTGATTTCGAGCCTGAGGTAATAGAAGGGTTATGGTCTACACATGCAACACGGCCGGACGATGACCTCCTCCTCTTTCGTGATGTCGGATTCTCTGATATCCAGGTCTATACTGATGTAAATGACTGGGTTATGACATCAAAGGATAAGTTCTGCCAGGGACACTGGGGCCCAACATTTTTAGTAAAAGGAGTAAAACCCTGA
- a CDS encoding ABC transporter permease, with the protein MIRFLNKTQDLKDPTLIIAIGILFCLLLWALVPQVFVPGDADKRYKPYLNPSPAHPLGTDDIGNDILYLVIYSARISLIIAFAAGSVSIFIGVTVGIISGYFSGLIDDILMGLTDIILIIPKIPVIILIAAMTRPTLLLLILVLGLLSWETTARVVRSRVMQVTGAGYILSARCLGFSPGWIMTRDIIPIIFPVVLPKMMLVVAGALIYEASLSFLGLSDPTMDSWGQMISDAFAHGGFIRGMWWWYTPPALCIVVMILSCVRIGMIWEQNGTETAFE; encoded by the coding sequence ATGATCAGGTTTTTGAACAAAACTCAAGATCTCAAGGATCCTACTCTCATTATTGCAATAGGTATTCTTTTCTGTCTCCTTCTCTGGGCCCTTGTTCCACAGGTATTCGTCCCGGGTGATGCTGATAAACGGTACAAACCCTACTTGAACCCCTCTCCGGCCCATCCCCTCGGAACAGATGATATCGGGAATGATATTCTGTATCTGGTTATCTATTCGGCCAGGATCTCACTGATTATCGCATTTGCTGCGGGAAGCGTATCAATTTTTATCGGTGTAACTGTTGGAATAATTTCAGGATATTTTTCCGGGCTCATTGATGATATTCTGATGGGACTTACTGATATAATTCTCATTATTCCCAAAATTCCGGTCATAATCCTGATTGCAGCCATGACCAGGCCAACCCTGCTCCTGCTGATACTGGTTCTCGGGCTTCTCTCATGGGAAACCACGGCACGGGTCGTACGCTCACGAGTGATGCAGGTGACTGGGGCTGGGTATATTCTCTCTGCACGATGCCTCGGATTTTCACCAGGGTGGATAATGACTCGGGATATAATCCCGATAATATTCCCTGTTGTTCTGCCAAAAATGATGCTCGTGGTTGCAGGTGCATTGATCTATGAGGCTTCTCTCTCATTTCTCGGACTTTCAGATCCGACGATGGATAGTTGGGGACAAATGATTTCAGATGCGTTTGCTCATGGCGGGTTTATCAGGGGAATGTGGTGGTGGTATACCCCTCCTGCCCTCTGTATTGTTGTAATGATCCTATCTTGTGTGAGGATAGGCATGATCTGGGAACAGAATGGAACGGAGACTGCATTCGAATGA
- a CDS encoding ABC transporter permease — MITPEKKLLSIWIIRKIVRYLISALLVLTIVFFIPRLMPGDPVRNLVGEDILLSEETMHRIRAEMGLDLPLHEQFFHYIQGLLSCNLGYSYHSNAPVLTIILDRIPWTLLLVGTAVLAGACIGVFIGARIGWDPERWWARILTGSALFVSSVPPYLLGLTFLAIFAFNLRLFPFKGLYDTPDCLSIAYHLTLPVMVLTLFYASRNLLIMRGSVISEKNLLYPQCVRALGIPGRTILWKHVAKNAFLPVLNLIALDFGFLFSGALFIEIVFSLQGMGSLIYDAILVRDIPILTGSFLIISIFVILANISVDIISAVIDPRIRMDGQ; from the coding sequence ATGATTACGCCAGAAAAAAAACTCTTATCGATATGGATTATACGTAAGATTGTCAGGTATCTGATCTCAGCACTCCTGGTATTGACCATTGTATTCTTTATTCCCAGGCTGATGCCTGGTGATCCGGTCAGAAATCTTGTGGGAGAAGATATCCTGCTTTCAGAAGAAACAATGCATAGGATCCGGGCTGAAATGGGTCTTGACCTTCCATTGCATGAGCAGTTTTTTCATTATATTCAAGGTCTCCTCTCCTGTAATCTCGGATATTCATACCATTCCAATGCACCGGTTCTTACCATTATTCTTGATAGAATCCCCTGGACTCTCCTTCTTGTGGGAACAGCAGTGCTGGCAGGAGCTTGCATCGGTGTTTTTATAGGAGCTCGTATCGGATGGGACCCGGAAAGATGGTGGGCACGAATCTTAACCGGTAGCGCCTTATTTGTCTCATCGGTGCCTCCATATCTGTTAGGTCTTACATTTCTGGCAATATTCGCCTTCAATCTTCGGCTATTCCCATTCAAAGGTCTTTATGACACACCTGATTGTCTGAGCATTGCATATCATCTCACGTTACCGGTGATGGTACTCACCCTCTTTTATGCATCCCGTAATCTCCTTATCATGCGGGGATCTGTGATCAGTGAGAAAAATCTGCTGTATCCCCAATGTGTCAGGGCTTTGGGAATACCGGGGCGAACTATTCTCTGGAAGCATGTTGCAAAGAATGCATTTCTTCCGGTTCTAAATCTTATAGCTCTTGACTTCGGCTTTCTCTTTTCAGGAGCCCTGTTTATTGAGATCGTTTTTTCTTTGCAGGGAATGGGAAGCCTGATCTATGATGCAATACTTGTCAGGGATATTCCTATCCTGACTGGATCATTTCTCATAATATCGATCTTTGTAATTCTTGCAAATATCAGCGTGGACATCATATCCGCAGTCATTGATCCCAGGATCAGGATGGATGGTCAATGA
- a CDS encoding iron ABC transporter permease gives MKKETSHQEHVMNSPRETYRNCVAKRVVFLCICVICIFFLIGYATIIGSADLSILEVYKTILAKLIPGFESGGELANAIIWEIRLPRILMAIIAGAGLALTGAVMQGVLQNPLAEPFTLGISSAAASGAAIAIVLGAGIIGGPYLIVANSFVFAMAATILVYLLAQCRGMTPESMILAGIAIMFFLNAITSIVQYIGTPEQVEAVVFWMMGNLGKTTWQMILVTGSLLAIIAPILMLKANDINIIGSGDETALSLGIPVERTRILCMILAALITAGFTAFTGIIGFVGLIAPHVTRMAIGGDNRFVIPGSALVGAIILLSADTAARTIISPIILPVGVMTAVLGVPFFLFLFLRQKKQMWTR, from the coding sequence ATGAAAAAAGAGACCTCACATCAGGAGCACGTCATGAATTCACCGCGTGAAACATATCGTAACTGCGTTGCCAAACGGGTAGTATTCCTCTGTATTTGTGTAATCTGTATATTCTTCCTTATAGGTTATGCAACCATAATTGGTTCTGCTGATCTTTCGATACTGGAAGTATACAAAACGATACTGGCAAAACTGATTCCAGGGTTTGAGTCTGGGGGAGAACTGGCAAATGCCATTATCTGGGAAATTCGTCTACCCCGGATTCTAATGGCAATAATTGCAGGTGCTGGTCTTGCTCTCACCGGTGCGGTCATGCAAGGTGTTCTACAAAATCCCTTGGCAGAACCGTTTACGCTTGGAATTTCATCAGCTGCGGCAAGCGGGGCCGCAATAGCAATAGTTCTAGGAGCAGGTATTATTGGCGGTCCTTATCTCATAGTTGCAAATTCGTTCGTCTTTGCCATGGCCGCAACAATTCTTGTGTATCTTCTTGCCCAGTGCAGGGGGATGACACCCGAATCAATGATACTTGCCGGAATTGCAATTATGTTTTTTTTGAATGCTATAACTTCAATTGTTCAATATATCGGGACACCTGAACAGGTTGAAGCAGTAGTATTCTGGATGATGGGAAATCTTGGAAAAACTACCTGGCAGATGATTTTGGTAACCGGGAGTCTGCTCGCAATAATCGCTCCGATACTTATGCTGAAAGCCAATGATATCAATATCATCGGTTCAGGTGATGAAACTGCACTGAGTTTAGGAATCCCAGTTGAGAGAACACGGATTCTCTGCATGATTCTCGCAGCTTTAATTACTGCCGGTTTCACGGCATTCACCGGAATTATTGGATTTGTTGGGCTGATAGCCCCTCATGTAACCCGTATGGCCATCGGAGGTGACAACAGATTTGTGATCCCAGGATCTGCCCTTGTGGGAGCGATCATCCTTCTCTCTGCAGATACTGCAGCAAGAACAATTATCTCTCCAATTATTCTCCCGGTCGGAGTAATGACTGCAGTTCTTGGTGTTCCCTTCTTTCTATTCCTGTTTTTAAGGCAGAAAAAACAGATGTGGACGCGTTAA